The Artemia franciscana chromosome 11, ASM3288406v1, whole genome shotgun sequence genome has a segment encoding these proteins:
- the LOC136032960 gene encoding uncharacterized protein LOC136032960 isoform X4, with product MTVGPQFPFFPALLPVMLRSRKKDVRVKPNRKLDKRSSRGMVFENEELRMRTIEINAEVEKGKDDIKKLRKENDHLRREMWSLRDEYDRLEKLIKHLDLVPAYDITLEDQEDEIIDDEDVDDDAYNPDVDNLQNYQKAYGFVPLKYSTESPSKSSYSYCKQSPYRENSSRLHQRSCSQPQLAHLPRCSTPDYFQPGHFSALDIPIDDGNDNTQTLRCESECASDKGSCCTVAHQSGEGSSACDMNDSKSIVACSGQVNQGFTENEPDGFSTVQRRCRTIVEKVRTNGVETQVVREASVKQVTNRQFDQPGASSSQYVAFTQSSCQDGVMRQSVTFQRNSYLFLPNEKGHNDVGQIKNCPSHQRSNSGATVSSEQSNSSVIHVANGATESFVRIHSIDRNTVIFNVSEHPALRQIVVQDVIDSLESQLDSNLCVVKGVRIVNGVAYISLAKREHVLNLLRVGLKIRDSQIKLVDVVRDATVILLTGVPYYISDGTIATLLSGYGSVIGEMERRYYKGVDTGERLVRIRLRKHVRLPRQLSVGGSRILLRLLRSDEMNQTINGIGEDTGIKSRSNSYRFHPRNEGGNVYDVPMRRRTSSDERKSRTKLSSSVVIPILNSSPKLIKDSNQNNEEPPLTPRIDKAFEYRSQLSVNLRMSAEIPQEAIWDAEDGPQLLPGEGHIQPLSVRALISSHQRHGSISSCSSKGRRNSDSPKKLKEQLQADGLSDCRTPSPSRLKESPLKCKGTVNFEDSSSSKKSSKSAKSKNGILRKSANNEDSIELVDMCESEKLKKCKNRFPRSFSLADSFKFKASEKDKGKRIPKLESVSETVSTSEEPMLLQSQRRDSERSIGEISRSSKSSSRKSGDLPWCGCWGNGCL from the coding sequence ATGACCGTAGGTCCgcaatttccattttttcctgCTTTGCTGCCAGTAATGCTGAGATCTCGAAAGAAAGATGTTCGGGTTAAACCAAACAGGAAGCTTGATAAACGATCTAGTCGAGGCATGGTGTTTGAAAATGAGGAGCTTCGAATGCGCACAATCGAGATCAATGCCGAGGTTGAAAAAGGTAAAGATGACATCAAGAAACTTCGGAAGGAGAATGACCATCTTAGACGAGAAATGTGGTCACTGCGAGATGAGTATGATAGGCTTGAAAAACTGATAAAGCATTTAGACCTAGTACCTGCTTATGACATTACTCTTGAAGACCAAGAGGATGAAATTATTGATGATGAAGACGTTGATGATGATGCTTACAATCCTGACGTGGATAACTTGCAAAACTATCAAAAGGCATACGGTTTTGTACCATTAAAGTATAGTACTGAAAGCCCTAGTAAAAGCTCTTATTCTTACTGTAAACAAAGTCCTTATAGAGAAAATAGCAGTCGTCTACATCAAAGGTCATGCTCCCAGCCCCAGTTAGCTCACCTTCCCCGATGCTCAACTCCTGACTATTTTCAGCCTGGTCATTTCTCAGCACTTGACATTCCAATAGACGATGGCAACGACAATACTCAGACTTTACGTTGTGAAAGTGAATGTGCCTCAGATAAAGGATCGTGCTGCACTGTTGCTCATCAGAGTGGCGAAGGAAGTTCAGCTTGTGATATGAATGATAGTAAAAGTATTGTTGCTTGTAGTGGGCAGGTAAATCAAGGCTTTACCGAAAACGAGCCCGATGGATTTTCAACAGTGCAAAGGCGATGTAGAACAATAGTAGAAAAAGTGCGCACAAATGGTGTAGAGACTCAAGTGGTTCGCGAAGCCAGTGTGAAACAAGTAACTAATCGCCAATTTGACCAACCAGGTGCAAGCAGCTCTCAATATGTTGCCTTTACACAATCAAGCTGCCAAGATGGGGTTATGAGACAGTCAGTGACCTTTCAAAGAAACTCATATTTATTCTTACCAAATGAAAAAGGCCATAACGATGTTGGTCAGATTAAGAATTGCCCCTCCCATCAGCGTTCCAATTCAGGAGCCACAGTTTCTTCAGAACAAAGTAATTCAAGTGTAATTCATGTCGCTAATGGTGCTACTGAATCTTTTGTTCGAATTCATTCCATTGATCGCAATactgttatttttaatgtttccgAGCATCCAGCGTTGAGGCAAATTGTTGTACAGGATGTAATTGACTCACTGGAAAGTCAGCTAGATTCCAACTTGTGTGTTGTTAAAGGGGTAAGAATCGTTAATGGTGTTGCCTATATTAGCTTGGCTAAGCGTGAGCATGTTTTGAACTTGCTAAGAGTTGGTCTGAAGATTCGTGACAGTCAAATTAAGCTAGTTGATGTTGTTCGTGACGCCACAGTTATATTATTGACTGGTGTTCCATACTATATTAGTGATGGTACAATTGCAACGCTGCTGTCAGGATATGGATCAGTCATTGGTGAAATGGAGCGTCGCTATTACAAAGGTGTAGATACAGGTGAACGTTTAGTGCGTATTCGTCTTCGTAAGCATGTACGACTACCCCGACAACTATCTGTTGGCGGTAGTCGAATTTTACTGCGTTTACTTCGATCTGACGAGATGAATCAAACGATAAATGGCATAGGAGAAGATACAGGTATAAAATCACGCAGCAATAGCTATAGGTTTCATCCACGGAATGAGGGTGGGAATGTGTATGATGTGCCAATGCGCCGCAGAACAAGCAGTGATGAAAGAAAGAGTAGAACAAAATTAAGCTCTTCTGTTGTTATTCCTATTTTGAACTCCTCCCCTAAGTTGATAAAAgattcaaatcaaaataatgaAGAGCCTCCCTTAACACCAAGAATAGACAAAGCTTTTGAGTATCGTAGTCAATTAAGCGTGAATCTTCGAATGTCTGCTGAAATTCCGCAAGAAGCTATTTGGGATGCAGAAGATGGCCCACAGCTACTGCCAGGTGAAGGACATATTCAACCTCTTTCTGTAAGAGCATTAATTTCAAGCCATCAAAGGCATGGATCTATATCTTCCTGCTCTTCTAAAGGGCGTAGAAACTCAGactccccaaaaaaattaaaagaacaacTTCAGGCAGACGGATTGTCTGATTGCAGGACCCCAAGTCCGTCACGCCTAAAAGAAAGTCCTTTAAAGTGTAAAGGTACAGTTAATTTTGAAGATTCATCCTCCTCCAAAAAATCTTCCAAAAGTGCCAaatcaaaaaatggaattctccGAAAAAGTGCTAATAACGAAGATAGTATTGAATTGGTAGATATGTGTGAgagtgaaaagttgaaaaaatgtaaaaaccgcTTTCCTCGTAGTTTTTCTCTAGCAGATTCTTTTAAGTTCAAAGCATCTGAAAAAGATAAAGGGAAAAGGATTCCTAAGCTTGAATCAGTATCAGAAACCGTGAGTACAAGCGAGGAGCCGATGCTATTGCAGTCGCAAAGGAGAGATTCAGAAAGAAGCATCGGAGAGATTAGTAGAAGCAGTAAAAGCAGCAGTCGTAAAAGCGGGGATCTTCCATGGTGTGGTTGTTGGGGAAATGGTTGTTTGTAG